TCTGGCCCAGGCGCATGATCGACCCCTTGCCGAACTGCTTCTCGATTTGACCGACGGCCATGTCGATGGCCTTGCCACGCTCCTGCGCGATCTTGTCGGAGGACGTCCTCATCTTCGGTTCGCTCCTTGCTCCGGAATGGACGGGATGGATGCCGGGCTGCCGCCGCGACCAGTCTTCAATAGTAATCGAATCTGCGCAGTATGGCACCGGCCGGATTCCGGCCTCGGCCGGCGCCCGGTGGGCGCGCGCGGCGTCGTGGTACGCTGGTTCGCGTGAGTCTGACGCGAGCCGCCCGACTGGCGGCGCTGTCCCTGCTGCTGGTCGCGGTGTTGTTCGTCGAGACCGCTGTCGCGCAAGTAGCCCTCCCACCTCGCGCCGACCGTTCCGTCCATGACGTGGCCGGCGTCCTGTCGAACGAGGCGGTCGACACGATGGAGAGGTTGCACGGCGCACTGTTCGCGCAGACCGGCGTGGCGATTGTCGTCGTCACGATGCCGTCGCTCGAGGGAGAGCCGGCGGCCGATTTCGCGCTCCGGATCGCCGAGGCCTGGCAGCCGGGACGGGCCGGCGAGGATCGCGGGGTTGTCGTCGTCATTGCACTGGAGGAACGGGAGCTGTTCATCGCCACCGGTTACGGCGTCGAGGGCTTCCTGCCCGACGGTCGCGTCGGCGCGATCCGTGATTTCGCGCGTCCGGCCCTGTCGCAGAACGACTTCTCTACCGGGCTGCTGCAAATCAGCCAGGCGCTGACCGCGGTCTCGGCCGCGGAGTTCAACGTCACCATCGATGGAGCCACGCTCAGCACCGTGGCCGCCGCCGGTCAACGCCGCCCGCGTGACGACGGACGGGGCGGCATCCTCGGACTGCTCGTCATGCTCGGGATGGGTTTCCTGCTCTTCCGCCACCCGTCGCTCTTCTTCCTGCTGATGTTCTCCGGCATGGGCGGCGGCTACGGCCACCGCGGCGCCGGCGGGTTCGGCGGCGGTGGGTTCGGTGGCGGCGGTGGATTCGGCGGATTCGGCGGCGGTGGATTCGGCGGCGGCGGCGCCGGGGGGAGTTTCTGATGACGACGGTGGACTTGAGCGACAGTCCGGTCCTG
Above is a window of Acidobacteriota bacterium DNA encoding:
- a CDS encoding TPM domain-containing protein, which translates into the protein MAPAGFRPRPAPGGRARRRGTLVRVSLTRAARLAALSLLLVAVLFVETAVAQVALPPRADRSVHDVAGVLSNEAVDTMERLHGALFAQTGVAIVVVTMPSLEGEPAADFALRIAEAWQPGRAGEDRGVVVVIALEERELFIATGYGVEGFLPDGRVGAIRDFARPALSQNDFSTGLLQISQALTAVSAAEFNVTIDGATLSTVAAAGQRRPRDDGRGGILGLLVMLGMGFLLFRHPSLFFLLMFSGMGGGYGHRGAGGFGGGGFGGGGGFGGFGGGGFGGGGAGGSF